A region of Prochlorococcus marinus subsp. pastoris str. CCMP1986 DNA encodes the following proteins:
- a CDS encoding class I SAM-dependent methyltransferase — protein MVKEQISKIAYKTLQQGKSIAGLAHKELSTRIMNFVLPDNKLGNLTIDKKLLVDIQNSMDRLREEDWNDAEKNIYPQKLLFDEPWLRYLTQYPKIWLDMPNTWDRRRKQNYKDLPKNIENENYPKYYLRNFHHQTDGYLSDFSASIYDLQVEILFNGSADAMRRRIIKPLKEGLNNFGNRKKSSLKILDVATGSGRTLKQLRGAFPKEKIIGLDLSGSYLKEASRFISNLNGDLIELIKGNAENLPFEDNSIQGITCVYLFHELPRTVRENVLKEFFRVLEPDGILILADSIQENDSPDFIQIMENFYKSFHEPFYCDYIKEDITSKIKDIGFNNIKSNSFFMTKVWSAIK, from the coding sequence ATGGTAAAAGAACAAATTTCAAAAATTGCATATAAAACACTTCAACAAGGAAAAAGTATCGCTGGATTAGCTCATAAAGAATTAAGTACAAGAATCATGAATTTCGTACTACCGGATAATAAGCTTGGTAATCTTACAATAGATAAAAAACTTTTGGTCGATATCCAAAATTCAATGGATCGTCTCAGAGAAGAAGATTGGAATGATGCAGAAAAAAATATATATCCTCAGAAATTATTATTTGATGAACCTTGGCTGAGATATTTAACCCAATATCCAAAAATTTGGCTGGATATGCCAAACACATGGGACCGAAGAAGAAAACAAAATTATAAAGATCTTCCTAAAAATATAGAGAATGAAAACTACCCAAAGTATTACTTAAGAAATTTTCACCATCAGACAGACGGTTATCTTTCTGATTTTTCGGCGAGTATTTATGATTTACAAGTAGAAATTCTTTTTAATGGAAGTGCCGATGCCATGAGAAGAAGAATAATTAAACCCCTTAAGGAAGGATTAAATAATTTTGGTAATAGAAAAAAAAGTTCATTAAAAATTCTTGATGTTGCTACAGGTTCTGGTAGAACACTTAAACAGCTAAGAGGTGCATTCCCTAAAGAAAAAATTATAGGGCTTGATTTGTCTGGATCATACTTAAAAGAAGCTAGTAGATTTATTTCAAATCTAAATGGTGATTTAATAGAATTGATTAAAGGTAATGCTGAAAATTTACCATTTGAAGATAATAGTATTCAAGGAATTACATGTGTTTATTTATTCCATGAATTACCTAGAACAGTAAGAGAAAATGTCTTAAAAGAATTCTTCAGAGTACTTGAACCGGATGGAATATTAATTCTTGCTGATTCAATACAAGAGAATGATTCACCTGATTTTATTCAGATAATGGAAAATTTTTATAAATCATTCCATGAACCCTTTTATTGTGATTACATCAAAGAAGATATAACTTCTAAAATAAAAGATATAGGTTTTAATAACATAAAATCAAATTCATTTTTCATGACTAAAGTATGGTCTGCTATAAAATGA
- a CDS encoding DUF6439 family protein, whose amino-acid sequence MDNLDEDTIQLAQKLNNKLKIDHLDWHKLKGKKLNRSAELISAALCQLLISENEKDTIKYLEESLKWLKGINVDSPCPSKHSSF is encoded by the coding sequence ATGGATAATCTGGATGAAGATACTATTCAACTTGCCCAAAAACTTAATAATAAGTTAAAAATAGATCACCTAGATTGGCACAAACTAAAGGGGAAAAAATTAAATAGATCAGCAGAACTTATATCAGCCGCATTATGCCAATTACTAATTTCAGAGAATGAGAAGGATACCATAAAATATTTGGAAGAAAGTTTAAAATGGTTAAAAGGAATTAATGTAGACAGTCCATGTCCAAGTAAACATTCATCTTTTTAA
- a CDS encoding ATP-binding protein yields the protein MSFFQGKILLNFIIDLLNKPAINWSNFELNSSLQLNDFVDLLLEPLNTSQYSYNIKLGLHEALINAVTHGNKLDPNKSIRVRRIITPNWCVWQIQDQGNGLEIKKRLYKLPKKFTSFNGRGLYIINECFDDIRWSNKGNRLQLALKR from the coding sequence ATGTCCTTTTTTCAGGGCAAAATTCTTTTAAATTTTATTATTGATTTACTTAATAAACCAGCAATTAACTGGTCTAATTTTGAATTAAATTCTTCACTACAATTAAATGATTTTGTTGATTTATTGTTAGAACCTTTAAATACTTCTCAATACAGCTACAACATAAAACTAGGTTTACATGAAGCACTTATAAATGCGGTTACGCATGGCAACAAACTAGATCCTAATAAATCGATTAGAGTTCGAAGAATCATTACTCCTAACTGGTGTGTATGGCAAATTCAAGATCAAGGTAATGGTTTAGAAATAAAAAAAAGATTATATAAATTACCTAAAAAATTTACTTCATTTAATGGGCGGGGTCTTTATATAATAAATGAATGTTTCGATGATATTAGATGGAGTAATAAGGGTAATCGGCTCCAATTAGCCTTAAAAAGATGA
- a CDS encoding GUN4 domain-containing protein — protein sequence MTNKDQEDHYKSTLNLVNIFVKSNQRKRINLLSDIESDVENIFLIGKKIFDDFDQKGDDWAAGWLLQVLKKHKPIFFNDKKYNNWFFTSSDKDINYEELQLRLLEQNFEDADRLTSSYLRKLAGKLAENRGYVFYSEVNNMSGTDLQTIDRLWTIYSNGRFGFSIQAKLLKSVGKKYELLWPKIGWKKDGYWTRYPSSFSWSLEAPEGHMPLINQLRGVRLMDSILRHPAISLRHNNIL from the coding sequence ATGACAAACAAAGATCAAGAAGACCATTATAAGAGTACATTAAATTTAGTTAATATTTTTGTAAAATCAAATCAACGGAAAAGAATAAATTTATTATCTGATATTGAATCAGATGTCGAAAACATATTTTTGATTGGAAAGAAAATATTTGATGATTTTGATCAGAAAGGAGATGATTGGGCTGCTGGTTGGTTACTTCAAGTATTAAAAAAACATAAACCAATTTTTTTTAATGATAAAAAATACAATAATTGGTTTTTTACTTCTTCAGATAAAGATATTAACTATGAAGAACTACAGTTGAGGTTATTAGAACAAAACTTTGAGGATGCTGATAGATTAACCAGTTCATATTTAAGAAAACTAGCTGGTAAGCTTGCTGAAAATCGTGGTTATGTTTTTTATAGTGAGGTCAATAATATGTCAGGCACTGATCTTCAAACGATTGATAGATTATGGACAATTTATTCAAATGGCAGGTTTGGTTTTTCTATACAAGCTAAACTTCTTAAGTCAGTTGGAAAAAAATATGAATTGTTATGGCCAAAGATAGGATGGAAAAAAGATGGATATTGGACTAGATATCCAAGTTCATTTAGTTGGTCATTAGAAGCTCCTGAAGGACATATGCCATTAATTAATCAACTTAGGGGAGTAAGACTTATGGATTCAATTCTCAGACATCCAGCAATTTCATTGAGGCATAATAATATTCTTTGA
- the mnmH gene encoding tRNA 2-selenouridine(34) synthase MnmH — protein sequence MNSRKEELEKFRKLNGPLIDVRSPGEYYKGHMPNSINIPLFDNEERSIVGTVYKNYGRQEAVIKGLEFLAVKIENIINKLFEVINDHQLTSHNSQFSDPTLKIYCARGGMRSQSLCWLLEKYNHRSVTLKNGYKSYRKWTLDSFNKKWEIVVMGGKTGTGKTKILKLLRDNNYQIIDLEGLAGHRGSTFGGLGMKAQPSNEQFENTIAEELKGFIKNKKIFVEAESANIGKCKIPHEFFSQMKSAERIEIKKSESNRLEELIKTYSIFEEKDLIEAVLRIKKRLGPQRTTIAIESIKNKDWKSVCKSVLEYYDKCYDYEKTGASNIKILDMTDIFDDQTTLRLINEYMKS from the coding sequence ATGAACTCCAGAAAAGAAGAACTAGAGAAATTCAGGAAGTTAAATGGCCCACTTATTGATGTTAGGAGTCCAGGAGAATATTATAAAGGACATATGCCAAATTCTATAAATATTCCGTTATTTGATAATGAAGAGAGATCGATAGTAGGAACTGTATATAAAAATTACGGTAGACAAGAGGCAGTAATAAAAGGTTTGGAATTTTTAGCCGTAAAAATTGAAAATATTATTAATAAGTTATTTGAAGTTATAAATGATCATCAATTGACAAGTCATAATTCACAATTTAGTGATCCCACCTTAAAAATCTACTGTGCCAGGGGTGGAATGAGATCTCAAAGTTTATGCTGGCTTTTAGAAAAATACAATCATAGAAGTGTTACTTTAAAAAATGGCTATAAAAGCTACAGAAAATGGACTTTAGATAGCTTTAATAAAAAATGGGAAATAGTTGTTATGGGAGGAAAAACTGGAACTGGTAAAACTAAAATATTAAAATTACTTCGTGATAATAATTATCAGATCATTGATTTAGAAGGGTTAGCTGGCCATAGAGGAAGTACTTTTGGCGGACTAGGCATGAAAGCACAACCTTCAAATGAACAATTTGAAAATACCATCGCAGAGGAATTAAAAGGTTTTATAAAAAATAAGAAAATATTCGTCGAAGCTGAAAGTGCAAATATTGGAAAATGTAAAATACCTCATGAGTTTTTTAGTCAAATGAAATCAGCAGAGAGAATTGAAATAAAAAAAAGTGAATCAAATCGTTTAGAGGAATTAATTAAAACATATAGTATTTTTGAAGAAAAAGATCTTATAGAAGCTGTTTTAAGAATAAAGAAAAGATTAGGTCCACAAAGAACAACAATTGCAATCGAGTCAATTAAAAATAAAGATTGGAAATCGGTTTGTAAGTCTGTTTTAGAATATTATGATAAGTGCTATGACTATGAAAAAACAGGGGCAAGTAATATTAAAATATTAGATATGACAGATATCTTTGACGATCAAACAACATTGAGATTAATAAATGAATATATGAAATCATAA
- the psb28 gene encoding photosystem II reaction center protein Psb28 codes for MAENNLAKIQFYEGTDEPVVPEIRLTRGNDGTTGQAIFIFEKPQALSSVADGEITGMRMIDAEGEILTREVKVKFVDGEPMFLEGTYIWKTKSDFDRFMRFANSYAKSNGLGYSEKK; via the coding sequence ATGGCAGAAAATAACTTAGCAAAAATTCAATTTTATGAAGGAACTGATGAACCAGTTGTTCCAGAAATTAGATTAACGAGAGGTAATGATGGAACTACTGGACAAGCAATATTTATATTTGAAAAACCTCAAGCATTATCTTCAGTTGCAGATGGTGAGATTACAGGAATGAGAATGATTGATGCCGAAGGAGAAATATTAACCAGAGAAGTTAAAGTCAAATTTGTTGATGGTGAACCAATGTTTTTAGAGGGAACCTATATATGGAAAACCAAATCTGATTTTGATAGATTTATGAGGTTTGCTAATAGTTATGCCAAATCAAATGGATTAGGATACTCTGAGAAGAAGTAA
- a CDS encoding AI-2E family transporter, producing MNRSFYFKFSVVIISFLLVWTLRDFILLIICSLVISNVVSNLCYQIQTILKLPRFVSLLIVLVGISFMIFAISIIVLPPFIREFNEILIDIPNGLSRVNELVNSNLNKFNDLIYGKESERIVNIFDLVNDVVPIPDGATIAKAIQESFINIINLAGNLGSGFIRVIFVLVVSFMISIEPKAYKEGVLFMIPKVYRNKFRIILDKCNIALTNWTFSIVISSISVGLLSLIVLSILDVKYVVSNAIIAMILNIIPNIGPVLSGIFPISIALLDNFWKPVAVFGAYIVIQNIESYIIMPSILKKKTNLLPGLTLISQFGFTFIFGPLGLVLSLPIVVVTQVLIKELINDN from the coding sequence TTGAATCGTTCCTTCTATTTTAAATTTTCTGTTGTAATAATAAGCTTTTTATTAGTATGGACCTTGAGGGATTTCATTCTTTTAATTATTTGTTCATTAGTAATATCGAATGTAGTTAGTAATTTATGTTACCAAATACAAACCATTTTAAAATTACCAAGATTTGTTTCCTTATTGATTGTTTTAGTTGGAATATCATTCATGATATTTGCTATTTCTATCATTGTATTACCCCCATTCATAAGAGAATTTAATGAAATATTAATAGATATTCCAAATGGATTATCAAGAGTTAATGAATTGGTCAACTCTAACCTAAATAAATTTAACGATCTAATTTATGGTAAAGAATCTGAGAGGATAGTAAACATTTTCGACCTTGTTAATGATGTAGTTCCAATTCCAGATGGCGCTACTATTGCCAAAGCAATTCAAGAAAGTTTTATAAATATAATTAATTTAGCTGGAAACCTCGGATCTGGATTTATAAGAGTAATCTTTGTATTAGTTGTAAGTTTTATGATATCCATTGAACCAAAAGCTTATAAAGAGGGAGTGCTCTTTATGATTCCTAAAGTTTATCGAAATAAATTCAGGATTATATTAGATAAGTGTAATATTGCATTAACAAATTGGACTTTTTCTATAGTGATAAGTTCAATATCAGTAGGTTTATTATCTTTAATAGTTTTATCAATTTTAGATGTTAAATATGTAGTTTCAAATGCAATTATAGCAATGATCTTAAACATAATTCCTAACATAGGACCAGTTTTAAGTGGAATATTTCCTATCTCAATCGCACTTTTAGATAACTTTTGGAAACCAGTAGCTGTTTTTGGGGCTTATATTGTAATTCAAAATATAGAGAGTTATATAATAATGCCCTCTATATTGAAGAAGAAAACAAATTTACTTCCAGGATTAACATTAATATCTCAATTTGGATTTACTTTCATCTTTGGTCCTTTAGGATTAGTATTATCTTTGCCAATTGTAGTAGTAACACAAGTATTAATTAAAGAGCTAATTAATGATAATTAA
- the secF gene encoding protein translocase subunit SecF, which yields MTSFSFNLIKNKNKIFGFSSFLILLSLIGILYSTFNTSFKKPINLGMDFIGGNELRIERSCKEVCENISPDLVIEKLRSFSNNKNLLNNIKLQIQNNNSLISIRTPYLTIEESNDLISNVDKILGPLDYDSKNSRIIGPKLGKKLLTNCATSLLVSLFAISLYISIRFDKKYALFALLALFHDLFIVFGIFSWLGVLLSIEVNSLFAVSLLTIAGYSVNDTVVIFDRIRENLKKDSDNYNKIIQISVNESFRRTFFTSITTLIPLLTLIIFGSYSLFWFSVSLTLGILIGSYSSILLAPSFLIKD from the coding sequence ATGACATCATTTAGTTTTAATTTAATTAAAAATAAAAATAAAATATTTGGATTTTCATCTTTTCTTATTTTGTTAAGTTTAATAGGAATCTTATATTCAACTTTTAACACTTCATTCAAAAAACCTATTAATCTTGGAATGGACTTTATTGGTGGTAATGAATTAAGAATTGAGAGGAGTTGTAAAGAAGTATGTGAAAATATTTCCCCTGATTTAGTTATTGAAAAACTGAGAAGTTTTTCAAATAATAAAAATCTTCTAAATAATATTAAATTACAAATTCAAAATAATAATAGTTTAATTTCTATTAGGACTCCTTATTTAACTATTGAAGAATCAAATGATTTGATATCTAATGTTGATAAAATTTTAGGTCCTTTAGATTATGACAGTAAAAACTCTAGAATAATAGGTCCAAAACTTGGCAAAAAACTTCTTACAAATTGTGCCACCTCTTTATTAGTTTCTTTATTTGCAATATCTTTATACATATCTATTCGATTTGACAAGAAATATGCGTTGTTTGCTTTATTAGCTTTATTCCATGATTTATTTATTGTTTTTGGAATTTTTTCTTGGTTAGGTGTCCTATTGTCTATTGAGGTAAATAGTTTGTTTGCCGTTTCTTTATTAACAATTGCTGGTTATTCAGTAAATGATACAGTTGTAATTTTCGATAGGATTAGAGAAAATTTAAAGAAAGATTCAGATAACTATAATAAAATAATCCAAATTTCTGTTAATGAATCCTTTCGAAGAACATTTTTTACTAGTATTACAACATTAATACCTCTACTAACACTAATAATTTTTGGTTCATATTCGCTATTTTGGTTTTCTGTATCTTTGACCCTAGGAATTTTAATAGGTAGTTATTCAAGTATATTACTAGCACCTTCATTTCTAATTAAAGATTAA
- the secD gene encoding protein translocase subunit SecD produces the protein MKRRQGWLFFIIFLLTFSIYLLINFPLQLGLDLKGGSQLTLQLIKEEGKVSKDELDAVNAVLDKRVNNLGVAESNLQTLGRDQLILELPGEQNPLSASRILGKTALLEFRTQKENTNSQLKNLQLQRFKINDLIEQFKIGDKRKEEKSLLLIDNLTEIENDINYSSNNQQLFERLVETKKFISNEIANLFNKTDLSGKDLINAGRRQEQTNNNWEVSLSFSNDGGEKFAEITKSIAGTDKLLSIVLDGESISEASVGSQFINTGITGGSATISGNFTAENARELEVQLKGGSLPLPIEIVETNTIGPLLGSKNIVKSLYAAICGLIFVGIFMIFNYRILGFVSVISLIFYGFFNLALYSLIPVTLTLPGIAGLILSIGMAVDANVLIFERIREELINGNTLIRSIDSGFQRANSSIIDGHITTFVSCFVLFLLGTNFVKGFAATLGLGVVISLFTSLNCSKTILRFLTTYQSLRQKNLYLSKSNPL, from the coding sequence ATGAAAAGAAGGCAAGGTTGGCTTTTTTTTATTATTTTTCTACTGACTTTTTCTATTTATTTATTAATTAATTTCCCACTACAATTAGGTCTTGATTTAAAAGGAGGTTCTCAACTAACTCTTCAATTGATTAAAGAAGAGGGGAAAGTTTCAAAAGATGAATTAGATGCTGTCAATGCAGTTTTAGATAAACGTGTGAATAATTTAGGAGTAGCAGAGTCTAATTTACAAACATTAGGACGTGATCAATTAATTTTGGAGTTACCAGGTGAACAAAACCCTTTGTCTGCATCAAGGATATTAGGTAAAACTGCTTTATTAGAATTTAGAACTCAAAAAGAAAATACAAATTCTCAATTAAAAAATCTGCAATTGCAGAGATTTAAAATTAATGATTTAATTGAACAATTCAAAATTGGTGATAAACGAAAGGAAGAGAAGTCTTTACTTCTTATAGACAATCTTACTGAAATTGAAAATGATATAAATTATTCTTCTAATAATCAGCAATTATTTGAGAGATTGGTCGAAACTAAAAAATTTATAAGTAATGAAATTGCTAATCTATTCAATAAAACTGACTTATCAGGCAAGGATTTAATAAATGCTGGCAGAAGGCAAGAGCAAACTAATAATAATTGGGAGGTATCATTATCCTTTAGTAATGATGGTGGTGAAAAATTTGCTGAAATTACAAAATCCATTGCAGGCACAGATAAACTTTTGTCTATTGTTCTTGATGGAGAATCTATTAGTGAAGCTAGTGTTGGAAGTCAATTCATAAATACTGGTATTACGGGGGGATCAGCAACGATAAGTGGAAATTTTACAGCTGAAAACGCCAGAGAATTAGAAGTTCAACTTAAGGGTGGTTCCTTACCTTTACCTATTGAAATTGTTGAAACTAATACTATTGGTCCTTTACTTGGTTCAAAAAATATTGTTAAGAGTCTTTATGCTGCTATTTGTGGATTGATATTTGTTGGAATATTTATGATCTTTAACTATAGAATTCTAGGTTTTGTTTCTGTTATTTCCTTGATTTTTTATGGTTTTTTTAATTTGGCTCTTTATTCTTTAATACCAGTGACATTAACTTTACCTGGAATTGCTGGATTAATTTTAAGCATTGGTATGGCTGTGGATGCAAATGTTTTAATTTTTGAGAGAATTAGAGAGGAACTTATAAATGGAAATACTCTTATAAGATCAATTGATAGTGGGTTTCAAAGAGCTAATTCGTCTATTATCGATGGACATATTACAACCTTTGTAAGTTGTTTTGTGTTGTTTTTATTAGGAACTAATTTTGTAAAGGGCTTTGCTGCAACTCTTGGTCTAGGTGTTGTTATAAGTTTATTTACCTCATTAAATTGTTCCAAAACTATTTTAAGATTTTTAACTACTTATCAATCTTTAAGACAAAAAAATCTTTATTTAAGTAAATCTAATCCCCTTTAA
- a CDS encoding pyruvate dehydrogenase complex E1 component subunit beta, with product MASTLLFTALKEAIDEEMANDVNVCIMGEDVGQYGGSYKVTKDLYEKYGELRVLDTPIAENSFTGMAVGAAMTGLRPIVEGMNMGFLLLAFNQISNNMGMLRYTSGGNYKIPAVVRGPGGVGRQLGAEHSQRLEAYFHAVPGIKIVACSTPTNAKGLMKAAIRDNNPVLFFEHVLLYNLSEELPEGDYICSLDQADLVKEGKDITILTYSRMRHHCLKAVEELDKKNIDVELIDLISLKPFDMKTISKSIKKTNNVIIVEECMKTGGIGAELIALITEECFDDLDTRPIRLSSQDIPTPYNGNLENLTIIQPHQIVEKVEEVINGSI from the coding sequence GTGGCTAGTACTTTATTATTTACTGCTTTGAAAGAAGCAATTGATGAAGAGATGGCAAATGATGTAAACGTTTGCATTATGGGAGAAGATGTAGGTCAATATGGTGGTTCTTATAAGGTCACTAAGGATCTATACGAAAAATATGGAGAATTAAGAGTTTTAGATACTCCAATTGCCGAAAATAGTTTTACTGGTATGGCAGTTGGTGCAGCCATGACAGGATTAAGACCGATAGTTGAAGGTATGAATATGGGATTTTTACTATTAGCCTTTAATCAAATTTCCAACAACATGGGTATGCTCAGATATACCAGTGGCGGTAACTATAAAATACCCGCAGTTGTTCGTGGTCCTGGTGGTGTAGGTAGACAATTAGGCGCTGAACATAGTCAAAGATTAGAGGCATACTTTCACGCAGTTCCTGGGATTAAGATTGTTGCTTGTAGCACTCCTACTAATGCAAAGGGATTAATGAAAGCTGCTATAAGGGACAATAACCCAGTTCTATTTTTTGAACATGTCCTTTTATATAATTTATCTGAGGAATTGCCTGAAGGAGATTATATATGTTCTTTAGATCAAGCTGATTTAGTCAAAGAGGGTAAAGATATTACTATATTAACTTATTCAAGAATGAGACATCATTGCTTAAAGGCTGTTGAGGAATTAGATAAGAAAAATATTGACGTGGAATTAATTGATCTGATAAGTTTAAAACCTTTTGATATGAAAACAATTTCAAAATCAATCAAAAAAACTAATAATGTAATTATTGTTGAGGAGTGTATGAAGACTGGAGGTATTGGAGCAGAATTAATTGCTTTGATTACCGAAGAGTGTTTTGATGATCTTGATACTAGACCTATAAGATTATCTAGTCAGGATATTCCTACTCCTTATAATGGAAATTTAGAAAATTTAACAATAATTCAACCACATCAAATAGTTGAAAAAGTCGAAGAAGTAATCAATGGGAGTATTTAA
- a CDS encoding DUF3082 domain-containing protein, which yields MNNEQTSINKVNIENQNTPEKGPLSFLTGSLTSFLLCISSYFISNKIAIYFSLHKPSNSSEIVQSISSSINTLIIGLSFLLTFSFAFIGLGLFIVFIRSFLIKKN from the coding sequence ATGAATAATGAACAAACATCAATTAATAAAGTCAATATTGAAAATCAAAATACTCCTGAAAAAGGTCCCCTAAGTTTTTTAACTGGCTCATTAACAAGTTTCCTCCTTTGTATATCTTCTTATTTTATAAGTAATAAAATTGCAATTTACTTTTCACTCCATAAACCATCAAACTCATCTGAAATTGTTCAAAGTATATCTTCTAGTATTAATACATTAATTATTGGATTGTCCTTCTTATTAACTTTTTCTTTTGCGTTTATAGGATTAGGTCTTTTTATTGTATTTATTCGAAGTTTTTTGATTAAAAAAAATTGA
- the ispE gene encoding 4-(cytidine 5'-diphospho)-2-C-methyl-D-erythritol kinase, whose translation MSKLSTTKICVKSPAKINLHLEIIGKRKDGYHELAMIMQNIDLSDYIEFENNQIGEIKLKSNSKDLSLDEDNLIIKAANYIKDMSKNKELGANIFLKKNIPIGAGLAGGSSNAAATLVGLNKLWDLDLDYETIFILSAKLGSDVPFFIEGGCQFCFGRGEILEKYSSNFDFGVILLKNPNISISTVDTYKKYSQEFCPKYFTETEKTNKIRNDLRVNGFNDFKLSEQRINVKNDLQVIVERENNSVKKALYLLSNLQNCLSYSMSGSGPTCFALFKDINIANEVFEQNYKMFNNNGFEAWVCKLINSGITLL comes from the coding sequence ATGTCAAAATTATCTACAACTAAGATTTGTGTTAAATCACCTGCAAAGATAAACCTCCATCTTGAAATCATCGGAAAAAGAAAGGACGGATATCATGAATTAGCGATGATAATGCAGAACATTGATCTATCTGATTATATAGAATTTGAGAATAATCAAATTGGCGAAATTAAGTTAAAGTCTAATAGCAAAGATCTATCTCTAGATGAAGATAATTTAATAATAAAAGCGGCGAATTATATAAAGGACATGTCAAAAAATAAAGAATTAGGGGCTAATATATTTTTAAAAAAGAATATTCCTATTGGTGCTGGTTTAGCTGGTGGTTCTAGTAATGCAGCTGCAACGTTAGTTGGACTTAATAAATTATGGGATTTGGACCTTGATTACGAAACTATTTTTATACTTTCGGCAAAACTTGGTTCAGATGTACCTTTTTTTATAGAAGGAGGATGCCAATTTTGTTTTGGAAGGGGAGAAATTCTTGAGAAATACAGTTCTAATTTTGACTTTGGCGTAATTCTTTTAAAAAACCCAAATATTTCAATTTCAACTGTAGATACTTATAAAAAATATAGTCAAGAATTTTGTCCAAAATATTTTACTGAAACTGAGAAAACAAACAAAATTAGAAATGATTTAAGAGTAAACGGATTCAATGATTTCAAATTATCAGAACAAAGGATAAATGTAAAAAATGATTTACAAGTTATTGTTGAGAGAGAAAATAACTCTGTAAAGAAAGCATTATATCTACTTTCAAATTTGCAAAATTGTTTATCATACTCAATGAGTGGATCTGGTCCAACATGTTTTGCTCTTTTTAAAGATATAAATATAGCTAATGAAGTTTTTGAACAAAATTATAAAATGTTTAATAATAATGGATTTGAAGCGTGGGTCTGTAAATTAATTAATAGCGGTATTACCTTATTGTAA
- the rsmA gene encoding 16S rRNA (adenine(1518)-N(6)/adenine(1519)-N(6))-dimethyltransferase RsmA, translated as MNFKNHHQKKRFGQHWLVNNLILEKIKEVAELEEKDFILEIGPGRGALTSKLLDSKISRLHAIELDEDLIDLLNNKFRNDKNFSLQQGDILSTNLDSINKKITKVIANIPYNITGPILDIFVGRLGIISKNNYNKIIFLMQKDVVDRILAKDGNTNAGAMSVRMQLISNIRRICDVPPSSFDPPPKVFSTLVVFEPLRPEMRLDIKLEKYLDKLLRISFNSRRKMIRNTLNSILSAEEIEKLSESSQICFNSRPQDISINKWIKLAEACIKITNKNQ; from the coding sequence ATGAATTTTAAGAACCATCATCAAAAAAAAAGATTTGGACAACATTGGTTGGTTAATAATCTGATATTAGAGAAAATCAAAGAAGTAGCTGAACTGGAAGAAAAAGATTTTATTCTAGAAATTGGTCCCGGAAGAGGAGCTTTAACATCGAAATTATTAGATTCAAAAATTAGTAGATTACATGCTATCGAGTTAGATGAAGATTTAATTGACCTTTTAAATAATAAATTTAGAAATGATAAAAATTTTTCTCTTCAACAAGGAGATATTCTTTCAACAAATCTTGACTCAATAAATAAAAAAATCACAAAAGTGATCGCAAATATCCCATACAATATTACAGGCCCAATATTGGATATTTTTGTAGGAAGATTAGGAATAATTAGCAAGAATAACTACAATAAAATAATTTTCTTAATGCAAAAGGATGTTGTAGATAGGATCTTAGCTAAGGATGGAAATACGAATGCAGGAGCTATGAGTGTGCGAATGCAACTCATCTCTAACATAAGAAGAATATGTGATGTACCTCCATCTTCTTTTGACCCACCTCCAAAAGTGTTTTCTACTTTGGTTGTTTTTGAACCATTGAGACCAGAGATGCGTTTAGATATTAAACTAGAGAAATATTTAGATAAACTTCTTAGGATTTCATTTAATTCTAGAAGAAAAATGATAAGAAACACTCTTAATTCAATACTTTCTGCTGAAGAGATAGAGAAATTATCAGAATCATCTCAAATATGCTTTAATTCAAGACCTCAGGATATTTCAATTAATAAATGGATTAAGCTTGCAGAGGCTTGTATTAAAATAACAAATAAGAACCAGTAA